The segment TATTCAACTGCGGCGGTTATGAAAGAAAAGAGAGCATCGCCCTCCTCGCCGGACAGGTGGAAATCTATCTCCCCGATTTCAAGTACGGCAGCGCCGAGACGGCAAGAAAACTGTCCGGGGTTGGCGACTATCCCCAACAGGCGTTTGCCTCCCTCCAAGAGATGGTGCGGCAGGTTGGCGATGCCCTGTCCCTTGATAAAGACAAAGTGGCCGCCGGGGGGATCATCGTCCGTCACCTCATCCTGCCTGGATGCGTTGAAAACAGCCTTGAAGCGTTAAGGCTGATAAGTTCGGTGTCGCCCTTCCTCCCGCTTAGCATCATGTCGCAATATACACCCATTATTAGCACGGAGCGCCGCTTATCCGCAGACACGACACCCCCGCTTTTGCGGCGGCGGATAACGAAGAAGGAGTATGAACAGGTCGTAAACGCCGCCCTGGATATGGGTTTTGCAGAAATCTACACCCAGGATGTTGACGAAAGGGTTCTGAACCCCGATTTCAGCAACGAAAACCCCTTTGACTGGAGTGCAACGGGCGCCCTCGATGCCTGATTTTTATGCAAAAATGCCGCTGAAAAAATAACGCAGGAGAGGTGATATGGGAAAAATCATTGCCGGCTATTATCCGGGTGCAATCGGGAGAATCGTCGAAATGCATGGCGCGTACTATCATCTTCACTGGGGATTCGGTCTCTTTTTCGAGACAAAGGTCGCTACCGAACTTTCCCGATTCATGAATCGCTTTGAAGAAGGGCGGGACGGACTATGGATGCTCGAGAAGGGGGGAAAAATAGCGGGGGCAATCGCTATAGATGGGATAAAAGCGGACGAAAACGAAGGCGCGCACCTGCGCTGGTTCATTATTGATCCCCAATTGCAGGGGCAGGGATGGGGCAGGCGTCTTTTAAACGAGGCTGTCGCTTTTTGCGATGGCAAAGGCTACCGCAAGATTTACCTCTGGACTTTTCAAGGTCTCCTTTCCGCTCGTCATCTATACGAAGCAACCGGTTTTCGTCTCGTTTTTCAAAAAGATGGCGAGCAATGGGGAACCAGGGTAACAGAGCAGCTCTTTGAAAGATTCCATGAATGAAGCATCCCTACCGCTCGCGCGGTGCCAGGGTGATGGAAAAATAAAACTTGACATTTTCTTTTAACATAGCCTATACACGCCGCGCCTCGGGCTTCCCTGGCGGGAAGATCGGAGCAGGAGTTGGATACAGACATTTTGCAGTGCAGTACCGGACAGTTGTCCAAGGGTCTTTCGGCCCTGTTGTTGCTTTTGCGAGCGTGTTCATCCGACTTGAATAAATTTTACGAAAGGAGGATGCACAGCATGTCAGAAGGAACGGTAAAGTGGTTCAATGAGCAGAAGGGCTTCGGTTTCATAGAGGACTCCGAGGGCGGCGATGTTTTCGTTCACTACAGCGCCATTAAATCGAGCGGCTTCAAAACGCTGGCCGAGGGTCAGCGCGTCAGTTTCGAAATAACCCAGGGCAAAAAAGGCCCGGCTGCAGAAAACGTAATGGTACTGTAAGAATTGCCATCAACGGCCCTCCGATGTTTTTAAAATGTCGGAGGGCTTTTTTTATCATTATCTCCCGCTATCCCCACAAATCATTTATCTAAATCATCTTGACTAACCGTAGCCGGCAATGTTATAAATCCCCTGTCGCTTCGATACTTTGCCAATATGCTATTTTAACCAGACTAACGAAAGAAGGATCTGCATTATGGACATTCTGAAATTCGGGATTCCCGTTTTGACGATCGGCGCCGTGCCCTCCGGTATGGACGCTGGCGAAATTCGTCCGCCCTCCGTCGCCGGGCAGTTCTATCCTGAAAATGCGGACATTCTGAGGCTTGCCATTAAAAAATTCCTGGAAGATGCGCTGCCCCCGCAGGGGATAAAACCCTTTGCCGTAGTTGTGCCGCACGCCGGCTACATCTATTCGGGACAGATCTGCGCCGATGGCTGGAATCAGACAAAAAACGAAACCTACGATACGATAGTACTGCTCGGAACCAACCACACAACAGCCAATCTTCAGAAAATAGCGCTTTACCCGGGAAGCGGCTTCCGGACCCCTTTGGGAACGGCCGTTATCGATCGGGAGGCTAACGCCGAATTGCTCTCCCTCTCTCCCGACTGCATCCTGGACAAAGCGCCCCACCAGAGGGAACACTCGGTAGAGGTTCAGGTACCCTTCGCCCAGACACTCTTCCCGGAGGCGAAAATCATCGCCGCCGTCGTCGGCCAGGCCGACACCGCCCTCTACATCCGTTTCGGCAAAGCCCTTGCCGCTGTTCTCAAAAAGAGGCGGGGGCTGATCGTCGCCAGTTCCGACCTCTCCCACTACCCAAAAGCCGAAGATGCGCAAGAGGTTGATATGGAGACGCTGAAGGCTATTGCAACCCTTAATCCGGAAAGATTAAGGACGACTGTCCGCTCGCAGGCCGCTCGCCATATCCCCAATCTGTCCACCTGCGCCTGCGGTGAAGCCCCAATCATCGCAGCAATGGCCGCCGCCAGGGAAATGGGCGCAACGGAAGGAAAAATTATCAGCTATGCCAACTCGGGGGATATCCCTGTCGGCGAACGCAACCGCGTCGTCGGCTATGGGGCGCTGCTCATTGCCGCCGGTTATGAAGCTCGCGGTGAGACAACCCCTGCCGTTGCGAGCGGAGAAACTTCCATATCCCCCTCTGAACGTAACTATCTGCTGTCACTGGCCAGAGAAACAATTAATCGTTACCTGACAGTAAAAATGACGCCCTTGCCAAGACCTTCCACCCCGCTTCGGCGCGAGCTGCACGGTGTTTTCGTCACCCTCAAGAAACGGGGCAATCTGCGCGGCTGCATCGGCCGAATGGTCCCCGATCGACCTCTTGCCGAGCTCGTGGCAACCGTAGCCCTGGAATCGGCGTTCGAGGATCCCCGCTTCAACCCGGTCACGCTCCACGAACTTCCCGATCTGGAAATAGAGATTTCCGTTTTAACGCCGATGAAAAGGGTAGCCGGACCCGCCGACATCGTTGTGGGCACAGACGGGGTAATGCTTCAGAAAGGCGGCAGATCCGCCGTCTTTCTCCCCCAGGTCGCCACCGAACAGGGATGGGACAGAGAAGAAATGCTTGATCATCTCAGCATGAAGGCAGGTCTGCCGGCAGACGCCTGGAGGGACAATGCAATTTTTTTGACCTTTCAGGCGATTGTGTTCAGCGAAAATGAAACTTGATGGCCATCTTTAGAACTACAGCAAGCGGCGCAGGAACAGCCCTGTTTATGGCCGGCCTTGTAACTCTGCTCGGGCAGATAGTAGTTTTTCGGGAACTGAGCATTGTTTTTCACGGGGTTGAGCTGATATACCCGGCAGCCCTCGGAGGCTGGATGCTCTTCGCCGCCTTCGGGACGCTTTTTCGCAGACCATGGCCAACTGAAAACAGGATAGCCGTTTTATTCACCCTCTTTGCACTCTTTTTATTGTCCGGAATCGTTTGCATCCGCGGCGGCGATTTTGTTACGAACAATATAGCCGGTTTTTCCATCCTTCCTTTCAAGCAATTGGCGATCCTTATTCTGCTGCTGTCTGGCGGCATCATTTCCGGTTTGATGTTCAGTGAAATCACTTCTATCCATTTGGAGACGAGAGGGAGTCCGGAGGGCGCCTGCGCAATGGAAGCGGCCGGAGGCATAGCCGGGGGATTGCTGGCAACTTTCGGCATTCAATACGGTTTTAGCAATCTGTTTCTTGCCCTCTTTTGCGCCCTGCTGTCCTTTACGGCAGCGCTCCTGCGTTTTCAAAGAAAAACAGGCAGATATGGTCGTTTTATCGCCATAGCTCTGGCATTGGCAACTCTTCTTTTTCTCTATAAAGTCTCCTGGTTGGACATGAGGATGACCGCACTAAATCATCCCGGTCTCTTTTTTTCAGGTGATTTCTCCTTTGGCCGTGTCGCTGCCACATATCGCGGCGGGGATATTACCGTATTCGAGAACGATACGGCTGTATTTACGACAAAAGACACGGAAGGGGCTCGCTTCGCCCATCTGGCCGCCGTTCAGCACCCTGACCCTCGCAGAATACTGGTGATTGGGGGCGGATGGGACGGGAGCGTACGCGAGTTGCTGCTTCACAAGCCGGTACGGATAGACGTAATGCTCCCCGCAGAAGACCCCTTTATCCGTTTTCGCCTCCCCGGCGACATCCGCAAATCGCTGGCAAATCCGGCCGTTCACCTCTCCCGCGCTGATCCGCGAAAGTTCCTCAAATACAAGGGATTTGCCTGGGACATCATAATTGTTGACATTGCGGCGCCCCTCTCCTGCCGAATGAATCAATATTACACGCGCGAATTTTTTGACAGTCTGACCGCACGCCTTTATCACGGCGGCATCGTAGTTATCCGCCTTCCCTCCTTGGAAGACACCAAGAAGAACAAGGATTTAGCCAATGTTGCCTCCATTTTCCGGACACTTGCCGCTGTTTTCCCCGAGCGGCTCATCCTTCCCGGAACAACTACGTTGATCGCCTCCTCCTTTGCCCCGCTTCCCCATTCTCCCGAGGTTTTAACGGAGCGCCTACGGGAGAGAGGAATAAAAAGCAGTATAATACAATCATTATCCATACGAAAACTTTTCGAAAGCGAAGATTTTGCGAATATCAAAAATCAACTGCAAAATATGGATTCTCCTGAAAATTCCGCTCTGCGACCCGCTTGTTACCCCTCTGCCGTTCAGTCCTGGGCAGGCGCTCTGCTCCCGCAGACGATTCTTTCTTGCATGCCAGATTTGGCAACGGTGCAAAGGCACTCACTCTGGTTCGGCATGATTGCCGGCCTAGCGCTTTTCCTGCTGTTTGCGGCAAGCCGTCTGCGGCCTCATTGGCAGAGAACCATTCTGAAGGCCGTAGGAGGATTTCTTGGCATAACCAGCGCATCGCTCCTCATCCTCCGCTACGGGACAAAAGAGGGCATCCTCTATCAGCAGATTCCTCTCTTGCTCGCGGCGTTTATGACTGGCATGGCTTTGGGAGCGCCGCTTTTACGAGATTTGACGGCGAAAACAGGAACAGCGGTAAAACAAGGTTTGATGTCCATAAATCGCAACCGCTTTTGGGGCGCGACCTTGCTTGTCGGCATTATGCTGCTTAATGCCGCTTTTATCGGAAGCGCAAAAAGCGATACCGGCAACCTGCGGCTGACTGTTTTGCTAATTGCAGTCGCCGGCTTTCTGACAAGTGGACTGATCGCCTGTGCCGGCATTTACAAAACGGTAGGACTTAACAGGAAAACATTCTTATACACCTCTTGCCTGATCGGCGGCTCTCTCGGCGGTCTCTGCGCCGGGCTCTTGCTAATCCCGGTTTTCGGTTTGGCGTCAACCTCCGTGGCCTTGATTATCATCGCTGCGCTGGCGCTCATTCTTGTCTGAAATATTTGTTATTGTTAATGTTGTTGATGCCGGAGCTTGAGTGCCGCGGTTAAAATCCTTTGACAAATAGCCGTCTGTCGGATAGTTAAGCCAGGGAACAGGAAAGCCAGCATATTTTACATCCGGGTCTGAAGCGATTATGGACAAAAAAAGAATAGAGGAACTCCTTGAAGAAGTGAAGGCAGGCGACCTGCCGATCGCCGCTGCCATGGAACGTCTGCGCGGCCTCCCCTATGAGGAAATTGGCTATGCGAAGCTTGACACGCATCGCTCCCTCCGCAACGGGTTTCCCGAAGTAGTGTTCTGTCAGGGTAAAACACCCGAACAGGCCGCCCAAATCGTCAAGAAACTCTCCGGACAACATGAGAAAATCATTGCCACCCGTGTGGAAACCAACATTGCCGACGCAATCTCCGCCCTTGTTCCTGAGGCAACCTACTATCCGGTCGCGAGGATTATGATAGTAGATAAAACCAGGGCGGATAATGCTGCCGCGGTTGTGAACGACAAGTACATTATGGTGCTGACCGGAGGAACAGCCGATATCCCCGTCGCGGAGGAAGCGGCAATTACCGCAGAGACAATGGGAAGCATTGTGGAGCGCTCCTATGACGTCGGGGTTGCCGGATTGCATCGCCTTCTCTCTCAGAGGGACAAAATAATGCGGGCAAACGTCCTGGTCGTCGTCGCCGGCATGGAGGGAGCGCTGCCGAGCATCGTCGGAGGACTGGTTTCCCGACCGGTGATCGCGGTGCCGACGAGCATCGGCTATGGGGCAAATTTCGGAGGACTCTCCGCACTCTTGGCAATGCTTAACTCCTGCGCCTCCGGCGTCGTTGTCGTCAATATCGACAACGGCTTCGGGGCAGGCTACTTCGCACATCTGGTAAACAAATGAAAATCGCTTATTTTGACTGTTTCATGGGAATAAGCGGCGACATGACGCTCGGGGCGCTGATCGATGTGGGCGCAGATGCTGCAACATTTCGCGAGAGGCTCTCTTCACTCGGCATCGGCGGATATAAGCTCGAAATAACGAAAAGGATAACTGGCGGCGTTGAAGCCACCGACGTCAACGTGCTCCTCGAAGCCCCCCCGCACACCCACAGACGTCTCTCGGATATACTTGGCATAATTGATAGTTCAGGGCTTTCCGCCCGCGTGCGGGAAACAGCCGGACGGATATTCCTGCGGCTTGCCAATGCGGAAGCCAGGGTTCACGGCTGCACGCCCGAAGAGGTTCATTTTCATGAGGTCGGCGCTGTTGATGCGATCGTCGATATCGTCGGCTCCGTTCTCCTTCTGGAGCTTTTAAACTGGCCGAAAGTGATAGCGAGCCCAATGCCCACCTTTTACGGATACACGAACGGGGCGCACGGCGTCATCCCCCTGCCCGCGCCGGCCACCGCCGAAATCCTGCGGGGCGTCCCCTGGCAAAAGCTCGATATCGAGGGCGAACTGGTAACGCCGACCGGAGCGGCCATCATCGCGGAGCTTGCCGCCGATTTCGGCCATCTTCCTCAGATGACAGTGGATGCTGTCGGTTACGGCGCTGGGAAAAGCGATTTCGGAACGGCCAATGTGCTGCGGGTAATGCTGGGCGAGGAAACCCAAGAGGATCTCGTGTCCTTGCCTTCTGTCTCGGTCGTTGAAACAAATATCGACGATTTAAATCCCGAATTTTACGAGCCCGTTATGGAAAAGCTCTTCGCCGCCGGGGCGCTTGACGTGTTCATGACCCCGATCATAATGAAGAAAAACAGACCGGGGGTGTTGCTTGCGGCGATCTGCGAGCCAGGACGGGCAAAAACAATCGCCGATATAATTCTCTCCGAAACATCTACCTTCGGGGTCCGAATATCGGTGTCGCAAAGGGTCTGTCTTGAGCGTCATCGTGATGAAATAACTACCGAATTCGGAAATGTGGGCATCAAGGTGGGCGAAAGGAACGGTCGCATAGTCACCGCCTCCCCCGAGTACGAGGACTGTAAAAAAGCGGCAAACGCCCACGCGGTTTCCATCCGCCTGGTTTACGAAACAGCCCTCGCCGCCTTCAGGAAACAATCGGCAAGGCCTTAAAAATTTCAACGGCCGAAGGAATCATTAAAGACAATCCGACATCTCTTGCAATACACTTATTATCCTGGGGCCAAGCCGGTAAACCGCCTCGTCCAGAAAAAAGACCTTCCCCTCCCGAACCGCGGGCAAAGCAGCCAGTCTTTTGAGGAGGGGTTTGGCCCGTTCCCCCATTCCGTCTCCCTTTCCGAAAAAAAACGCATCGGGCGCCAGACGGATAATCTCCTCCAGCGAGAACTTGTTGTAACCACTCCCCCCGGCCGCGGCGATGTTTTCCATTCCGAGAATTTCAAAGGCATCATTCATGATCGTCCCCTTTCCCGCCGCCATGAACGGCAGGGACTGGACAACAAAGACCGCTTTTTTACACTTTTTTTGCAGCAGTTCCTGTTTTCTTTTCTCAAAACCCCGCAGTTTCTCCTCAAACCACCTCGCCCTGAGGTCTGCCTCCCGTCTCACCCCGAGGGCTTCGCCGAGGCCGCGGATCGCCCCGGGAAGTTCATTTATCCGTCGCGCCTTAAAAATGTAGGTTTTAATCCCCATTTTTCGGAGGCGGAGCTCCAGCGCCTGCGGATTTCCGTCCATTGTCACAACGACAAGATCGGGCTTCAGCGAAACGATGACTTCCAGGGAAGGATTGGCAAAACCGCCCACCTTCGGCTTGGAAGCGACCCCGGGGGGATAGTCGCAGTAATCGGTCACCGCGACGATCCGCTTTTCCAGACCGAGATCGCAGATAATCTCCGTCAGATTCGGCGCGAGGGAGATAATCCTTTGCGGCGGGGAGTCCGCCATGACCTGCGGCGGCCCCGCAAAGAAAGCCGCCATCACGCTCAGCATAATTATTATTTTCCCATGAAAAACAACTCTTTTCATCTTTTTACCAAATAATCGGGGTAACTGCTCAGGTTGTTTGGCCTGTAATCCGTCAGGACTGCGCAAAGAACGAATCACTGCCCCCAATCCACCTATACGCCTCCAGACTATCCACCCGAGCAGTTACTTTTGTTCTATTAAAACTCTAAGGAGAGTCCTCCCTTCAAGACAATCCCCGGCATCGGGTAGTAGGTATTGGGATTCCAGGCGCCGCCATCGTAACCGTATGACGAATATTTCTGATCGGTAAGATTCTCCGCGCCTAAAAACAGCGTCGTTTTAATCTTCCCGAAGGTGGGACGGTAATATAGATAGAGGTTAAACAAGGTGCGCGACTCCAGCTTCTCCGTGCTGTTATCGTTGTCGCCGCCAAGATAGGAGTCCCCCGCATAGCGGATTTCCGGACGGAGGGTAACGTTGAAGGGCAGGTATATTTCCGCTCCGGCGTTTGCCATCCGGTTCGGAACCATTGGAATCTCTTTTTTGTTGTTTGCCCCGTTTTCAAAGGTGGCCTGGTGATAGGTGAAATTGCCGTAAATCTTCGCCTTCTTTCCCAATAGATAGGAGAGGGATATTTCCGCGCCGTCATGCCGGGTTTTTCCGGTATTTTCGTTTTTTCCCGCAGGAAACACTCCGGTGTAAACGATTTCATCCTCCATATCGACCCGAAACATGGTCAAGCCTATTTTTAACTCCTTGAGCGGATAAAATTCCGTTCCCACTTCTATGCTGGCGCCCCTTTCCTCTTCGAGGTCCATCAGAAAGCCGCCGCCGAAACCATTAAAATAGGCAATCTCGTCGAGAAAAGGAATGCGGTAAACCGTTGCATATTTTGCAAACACTTTGGATTGTTTGCCGAAAAGCCAGGTCGCTCCGCCCTCGTAAGCCTCGACGCTGTAGTCTTTGTCCGTTCCGGAAAAATTGTTGGCCGGAGTGACCGAATCCGTGTTGTCTCCCCCAAGTTTTGCCCGTTCGTATCGATAACCGGCGTGCAGGATCAGATTTTTCACGACGCTGAATTCATCCCGGATATAGTAGCCAAGGCTGTCCCGTGCAAGATCGGCCCAGCTTTGCTTTACCGCTCTTTCCCTGGTTGTGAAGAACTCCTTGCCATACGATTCGCGATAATAATCGATACCCAGGAGCAATTTGTTGCCGAACCCGAAGACATCTTTTTCCAGGATGTATTTCGGCGTTATCCCGTAGGTGTCGATGCCGGTGTCGGAATAGTGACCCCACCAGGACGGCATGTTGGCCTGCAGCTCTTTTTTGCCGTACAGAAAATTGACGCTCAGCTCCCCCCAGGGACCAAGATAGGACCTGACGCCCAAATTGAGATCGGTATAAGTATCGGCGCCATCGTCATCCGAAGACGCCGGCGCCCACAAACCGGCCGGCTGGTACTGCCGCCGGTCCTGCTCCATCTGCGTCTTGGTAAGGGCGCCCGGCATTTGATAGTCCGTCTTGTTGAACGCCACCCCCAGCGAAACATTGAAGAGCTCGCTCGCCTCGTAGCCAACATCAAAACCTCCGCCCTGGGAGGACAATTTCGAGCGGTCTCTGTACCCGGAATTGTGATTGTTCTCTCCGGTCAGCGCATAGCTCCATTTTTCGGAGGAACCGGAAAAGGCGACCCGCTCATCGTGCAGTCCATAGCTTCCGGCAATTATCGAGGCATTGAATTTCGGTTTTCCCTCGCCTTTTTTGGTAATGATGTTGATAACGCCGCCCACCGCGGCGTCTCCGTACAAAACGCTGCCGGCGCCGCGCACCACCTCAATACTTTCGACGTTGTTAAGAGGTATCTGCAACCAGTTTGCCGAAGACATGTCGGGCCGGTTGAGCCTCCGGCCATCCAGCATTACCAGCGTCTTCCCGTAGGGAGAATCACCTCCGAAACCACGCATGTCTATGGATGTCTTCGAACCTGTGCCCGTGTAATCGACAAGATTTATACTTTCCAGCGTCTCCAGAACCTCGACGACTGTCGTTGCCGCCGATTCCTCGATCTGTTTTGCCGTGATCACCGAAACATTGGCCGGAACCCGGCGCACCTCCTCCGAGTCACGCGTTGCCGTTACAACCACCTCCGGCAGAACGGCGGCTTCGTCCACGGCCCTGGGCATCGCCCCGTACCCGTGCACAGTGAAAGATCCCAAAAACGCAGCAACAGACAAAACCCTGAAAACTTTACCGAAATACATTTCTACCTCCCTGACCTTTCCTCGCGAAAAGTCGTTTTTTATTCGCCGGGCGAATATTCTGGCTTGCGTCTCCCTACTTGCCGCGCCTTCCCGGTTTTTAAAAAACCAGTGGCATAGTGCGGGGTTCGTCTCGCTTACAGATGCGGGGCAGCGTCGGCTTTCCACCGACTTCCTCGTTCCGACGAAGGGCCGCCGAGCAGTGAAATCCTCGGCAGGCCGGTTAATGGATGACGGTCAACAAAAACGTTGACCCCGTAAACATCTTTGATCCCCTTTTCGGTCAGCGCCTCCTCCGGCGTCCCCTGAGAATAAAAATTACCTTTATGCAAAAGGGCAATCCGGTCGCAGTAAAGCGA is part of the Syntrophobacterales bacterium genome and harbors:
- a CDS encoding radical SAM protein, with amino-acid sequence MNYSGIEKNIETLKSSLSACELCPRMCHVNRNSGERGFCLLASEMLISAHLPHHGEEPPLSGARGAGTIFFSSCNLRCSYCQNYQISHTPAGQSVSVDELVELMFELQNAGCHNIEPVTPTPHLPGIMEALFLARKRGLSLPVVFNCGGYERKESIALLAGQVEIYLPDFKYGSAETARKLSGVGDYPQQAFASLQEMVRQVGDALSLDKDKVAAGGIIVRHLILPGCVENSLEALRLISSVSPFLPLSIMSQYTPIISTERRLSADTTPPLLRRRITKKEYEQVVNAALDMGFAEIYTQDVDERVLNPDFSNENPFDWSATGALDA
- a CDS encoding GNAT family N-acetyltransferase is translated as MGKIIAGYYPGAIGRIVEMHGAYYHLHWGFGLFFETKVATELSRFMNRFEEGRDGLWMLEKGGKIAGAIAIDGIKADENEGAHLRWFIIDPQLQGQGWGRRLLNEAVAFCDGKGYRKIYLWTFQGLLSARHLYEATGFRLVFQKDGEQWGTRVTEQLFERFHE
- a CDS encoding cold-shock protein, which encodes MSEGTVKWFNEQKGFGFIEDSEGGDVFVHYSAIKSSGFKTLAEGQRVSFEITQGKKGPAAENVMVL
- a CDS encoding TonB-dependent receptor, translating into MYFGKVFRVLSVAAFLGSFTVHGYGAMPRAVDEAAVLPEVVVTATRDSEEVRRVPANVSVITAKQIEESAATTVVEVLETLESINLVDYTGTGSKTSIDMRGFGGDSPYGKTLVMLDGRRLNRPDMSSANWLQIPLNNVESIEVVRGAGSVLYGDAAVGGVINIITKKGEGKPKFNASIIAGSYGLHDERVAFSGSSEKWSYALTGENNHNSGYRDRSKLSSQGGGFDVGYEASELFNVSLGVAFNKTDYQMPGALTKTQMEQDRRQYQPAGLWAPASSDDDGADTYTDLNLGVRSYLGPWGELSVNFLYGKKELQANMPSWWGHYSDTGIDTYGITPKYILEKDVFGFGNKLLLGIDYYRESYGKEFFTTRERAVKQSWADLARDSLGYYIRDEFSVVKNLILHAGYRYERAKLGGDNTDSVTPANNFSGTDKDYSVEAYEGGATWLFGKQSKVFAKYATVYRIPFLDEIAYFNGFGGGFLMDLEEERGASIEVGTEFYPLKELKIGLTMFRVDMEDEIVYTGVFPAGKNENTGKTRHDGAEISLSYLLGKKAKIYGNFTYHQATFENGANNKKEIPMVPNRMANAGAEIYLPFNVTLRPEIRYAGDSYLGGDNDNSTEKLESRTLFNLYLYYRPTFGKIKTTLFLGAENLTDQKYSSYGYDGGAWNPNTYYPMPGIVLKGGLSLEF
- the larB gene encoding nickel pincer cofactor biosynthesis protein LarB, translating into MDKKRIEELLEEVKAGDLPIAAAMERLRGLPYEEIGYAKLDTHRSLRNGFPEVVFCQGKTPEQAAQIVKKLSGQHEKIIATRVETNIADAISALVPEATYYPVARIMIVDKTRADNAAAVVNDKYIMVLTGGTADIPVAEEAAITAETMGSIVERSYDVGVAGLHRLLSQRDKIMRANVLVVVAGMEGALPSIVGGLVSRPVIAVPTSIGYGANFGGLSALLAMLNSCASGVVVVNIDNGFGAGYFAHLVNK
- the amrB gene encoding AmmeMemoRadiSam system protein B, coding for MDILKFGIPVLTIGAVPSGMDAGEIRPPSVAGQFYPENADILRLAIKKFLEDALPPQGIKPFAVVVPHAGYIYSGQICADGWNQTKNETYDTIVLLGTNHTTANLQKIALYPGSGFRTPLGTAVIDREANAELLSLSPDCILDKAPHQREHSVEVQVPFAQTLFPEAKIIAAVVGQADTALYIRFGKALAAVLKKRRGLIVASSDLSHYPKAEDAQEVDMETLKAIATLNPERLRTTVRSQAARHIPNLSTCACGEAPIIAAMAAAREMGATEGKIISYANSGDIPVGERNRVVGYGALLIAAGYEARGETTPAVASGETSISPSERNYLLSLARETINRYLTVKMTPLPRPSTPLRRELHGVFVTLKKRGNLRGCIGRMVPDRPLAELVATVALESAFEDPRFNPVTLHELPDLEIEISVLTPMKRVAGPADIVVGTDGVMLQKGGRSAVFLPQVATEQGWDREEMLDHLSMKAGLPADAWRDNAIFLTFQAIVFSENET
- a CDS encoding helical backbone metal receptor, which codes for MKRVVFHGKIIIMLSVMAAFFAGPPQVMADSPPQRIISLAPNLTEIICDLGLEKRIVAVTDYCDYPPGVASKPKVGGFANPSLEVIVSLKPDLVVVTMDGNPQALELRLRKMGIKTYIFKARRINELPGAIRGLGEALGVRREADLRARWFEEKLRGFEKRKQELLQKKCKKAVFVVQSLPFMAAGKGTIMNDAFEILGMENIAAAGGSGYNKFSLEEIIRLAPDAFFFGKGDGMGERAKPLLKRLAALPAVREGKVFFLDEAVYRLGPRIISVLQEMSDCL
- the larC gene encoding nickel pincer cofactor biosynthesis protein LarC — its product is MKIAYFDCFMGISGDMTLGALIDVGADAATFRERLSSLGIGGYKLEITKRITGGVEATDVNVLLEAPPHTHRRLSDILGIIDSSGLSARVRETAGRIFLRLANAEARVHGCTPEEVHFHEVGAVDAIVDIVGSVLLLELLNWPKVIASPMPTFYGYTNGAHGVIPLPAPATAEILRGVPWQKLDIEGELVTPTGAAIIAELAADFGHLPQMTVDAVGYGAGKSDFGTANVLRVMLGEETQEDLVSLPSVSVVETNIDDLNPEFYEPVMEKLFAAGALDVFMTPIIMKKNRPGVLLAAICEPGRAKTIADIILSETSTFGVRISVSQRVCLERHRDEITTEFGNVGIKVGERNGRIVTASPEYEDCKKAANAHAVSIRLVYETALAAFRKQSARP